The Drosophila simulans strain w501 chromosome 3R, Prin_Dsim_3.1, whole genome shotgun sequence genome contains the following window.
CCGTGCATTCGATCCAAGGCTCCACTGACGATGGTCTGTAACACATTATCCGCAGCCTGTTGACTGATGTACTGGGAGCACTTAAGCAGTTCGGAGATCTCAGAGCGTGTTCCCTCTCCATTGGGAAGCCGTGCGGTAGCATCTCGAACTAGAGTCAGGATAGTTACAAATGGAGGTCGGTCATCAACCATAACTGCGTGACCCCTTGCTTTGTTCAGTGGCAGACTTTGGGTATAGATTCCTTTGACTGGACCTACCACACTCTCATACCCATTGAGACGATAGGTAAACGGCCGATGCGGATACTCAAAGCGTATTCTCTCCTGGCGCTGGAATTCAAGCATCTCCGCTTGAGTAGCCGATCGCACAGTCCAGGTGGTGGGACATCTTGGAGGTGGTGTTGGTGAAGCATCGACCAATGAGTTCAGCTGAACACCCGAAATCAAAACCGGGCTGAGTTGAGACTGTTTCTCCCTTTGCGTTCGCAACCAAAACTGACACAGGCTGACGAGTCTAGCATCCGAGTCCCGACCGGCTCCTATCCACTGATAGATTCCCAACTGAGTTTTGTGTTCAATATAGGGAACATAATCGGCAGGAACGGAAGCAAAATCACCCGATAAGAAGTTGATTGCCGGTTGCAACAGCTTAGACCAATCCGGCCGAAATCGTGGCCATTCCCCGATAGGTATTGAGGCATCTGAGTTAATTTCCCGCCAGCTGGACAACAAAATTTGCAGTTCACCGTATGTTAGCCTGTGCTGCGGTGTGGATACAAATAGATCCCTTAGCAGAGAGAAGAAGCAGGCGGGTCGTGGTGAGGCTGGCGGACGAATCTGCACTTCCCGTGTGGGACTGCCAGTGATATGTCCAGCAGTTGCAGGAACAGTAATGAGGTTGTTCGATTGATTGGGTGTCGTGGGACTCGCCTTGGGATTTGTTATGGGTCCATTCAAAGGTTCCAACTTGGGCACGGGTTGTGGAAGAACAACTGGAGCGGGCATTACTTTCTTTGGCATAGGCGGGGGTTCCTTGTGCGGCAGGTCCTCTTCCGGATGGTCTTCCGGTGCTCGGCGGCCGTATAGTTGCTGAGGTTCATCCAGCAGCATGGGCTCCTCATCTACAAACTCGTTCTTCGTGGGCGTTACTCCAATCGGCACCAGAGCCGGTGGATCGGGATTGAGGCGTGCCATGAGCGCTTTCGGTTTCCGGCCTGGCTTAAAGCTTCCGACGAACTGTGCTCGAGTGCATATGTCGCGCAGCCGTACCTCCGATGTATCGAACTCGGGACTTTCctggaattttaattgtttctcAATTAGAAACTCTTGTGGCAAATTGTCGGCAAATTTAAACACATAAATGTTCtacgttttaattaataaaacaaacgtGCACAATAACTGGTACCAATTAGCATATTGTGGACATATGTAGATCGCAACTGTATTAACACAACAGGCCAATGACTTACCGGTTGTTCCAATTTCCGGCGCTTGTAGTCTCTTAGATACTTCCGGAAGTTCTTGTCGTTAAGCTTGGGAATTTTTTCCGCCTGCATAGAACGCAGCACAAGGTCATCGTCTACACCTGGTCGGCGCTTGAAGAAGGTGTTGTAAATGCATTTCTTATCTGCCGCATTCGAGGGCCTGCCAGGACCTGCCGGCTCTGGAGCCTTGGGCTCCTCCAATTTGAATTCCTGTGGGCCTTTGGCCAATCGGTCCATGAGCTGTCGGCATTCCtcgtcctcttcctcctcctcggcaCTGATGTCACCGGGTTTTCCTTCTAGCTCGCCTATTAGTTCCAGAAGCTCCTGGGCATAGCGTTTCTTGGCACGCTGCGAACAAAATTTGTTCTCCATTGACAGTGTGGGCGGCTTTCTCTTACGGGAACGTGGCCTTGGCAAATTTTTACCCAATGCACCATCAGAAGGTGGAGCAGAGGTGTAGGCATGCTGGAGAAGCTGTTCTCTTGACAGAAAGAGCTCCTTGGCTAGCAGACTTAGGCGCTCAGCCTGCTGGAAACGAAATTCTCTTCTGCCCGAATGCTGTATGCTCCTCCGCAGCTGAAGGACATCGGGACGCAGGTTTCCTTCCTCAAGTTGACGTTGTAGCTGAAGCAGTGGTGATTGGCCGAAGCGCTGAAGACCACCATTAAACAGCTGCACCAGTGTACGTTGCTGTTCCGCACCGGCCTGTGCCTGTCCGGATACCAAACGGGAGAAGTCCGGAAGCATCGGCTGTAGTCGGGCTTGGAGGTGATGGGGCAGCTGTTGCCATGTCTCAAGAGAGAAGAATTCATGAAAAATAGATGCATTTTCGCACAAGCCCCGCGGCAACCGAAAGATATCCCGTCCAGTGAGCTGCGCCAGCTCCAGTTCATCCGACTGGCAGGTGGTGGTGTCGTCTTCCGTTTCCGAGGCACTGCCCGCGTCCTGGGCGGACATATCCTCGTCCTCGCCATCCGGATCATCCTCCAGTGAACCGCTCGACGAGTccgaggagctgctgctcgaCGTCCGActctgctggctgctggccgAGTTGCTCCCGCTGTCGCTCATCCGGCCatcgccctcctcctcctcggagGCCACACTGCGATTTGGATTCGCATTTGGATTCCCATTGGCATTTGGACTCGGCCTGGGCACTGTGTTTACATTTATGTTGCTCATCGAATCGCCAACGATTTGTCACCAGATTTTTCTTCGCGAAGAGCGATTTTTTCTCTACACTAACTTATAATTTTTGTCTCTTACGCCGCTGTCCTTCCTCGTTATATCAATCAGCCAGCGTTAGCTGCtggttttcttctttttttattgttaagcATGTTTTCTCTGCGATTTCTCACCATTCATCGCGAAACGCGTGCACGCTAGAGATGGCACGCTGTGGCGGCGGTGGTTGTTTCAATTTTGCGGTTTGAAAAAAGCGCTCATCTTCATTTTGGGGGTTATTTCTCGTACTTGCGTAGAGTTTTCGGGGTTAGGTTCCTTGAATAATTATGCTTCAATTGAAGGGTACAGTTAAATGTcaagaaaattacaaaataaagtCTTGCGCTAGAGATGAGACAACGAAGAGGCCTTGAGTTGTTCGCGTTCTTGGTGACTGCAGCTTATCGGCATTCATTTCAAAGAATAACcgtaaattttgtaaaattaatattttgaatacaAGTACCAAAGAACTGAAAATAACTTAACGTATTGacaacttaaatatttttacattctTTTCTCAATCCTTTAAGTAGTTAAccgttttttatgtttatttattattacctTATAACCTTATTATAACCCTTCACCCTTAATTGCactttatgtttaatttatgcacaaatattttaaagaatgcAAAAATGAAGTGCTATgctttaaaaaacatttatttgttatttatatttaatcagACGGTACGAACCAATTCGATAACAATTCATCTAACTTCGCGTTACTTTTGATGGTGTCATCGAAGGTGTAGCATCACTGGCCCAGcctattatttgtttttattgttgattATTTTCGTGAAGATCTAAAAAACCAGCGGCACAATGAAGAAAAAGgtgtggtttttgtttgtacCGCTTAAGCGTTCGAAGTacaatatatttgtattaccAGGTGTTGCTGATGGGGAAAAGCGGATCCGGAAAGACCAGCATGCGCTCCATTATCTTTGCTAACTATATCGCCCGTGATACGACACGCCTCGGAGCAACAAGTGAGTAATACTATATAGTCGGAAAGGGCAGGAACTGATTCCACCATGCACCCTTAGTCGATGTGGAGCACTCCCATGTGCGGTTTCTGGGCAACCTGGTGCTCAATCTTTGGGACTGTGGCGGTCAGGAGGGGTTCATGAAGCAGTACTTTGCCCAGCAGAGAGACAACATTTTTCGCAATGTGGAGGTGCTGATCTATGTGTTTGATGTGGAGAGCCAGGAGATAGAGCGCGACATCCATTACTACCAGAGCTGCCTGGAGGCACTGCTGCAGAATTCGCCTGATGCCAAGATCTTCTGTCTGGTGCACAAAATGGACCTGGTGCCGGAAGGCCTGCGCGAGAGTGTGTTTACTGAGCGCATGGAAGATCTCATCAAATTGTCAAAGCCCGGGAATGTCACCTGTTTCCGTACCAGCATTTGGGATGAAACACTATACAAGTTAGTAAACACCAAGTTTTCAAccgaatttatttaaaattcaacttCTGTTTGTAGAGCCTGGTCTTCCATTGTCACGATGCTGATACCGAATGTTGCCGCCCTGGAGAACTCTGTAACACATTTCGGCAATGTCATTGAGGCGGACGAGGTGCTGTTGTTCGAAAAGGCCACCTTTCTGGTGATCTCCCATTGCCAGAGCAAGAAGAACCGTGACTCGCACCGCTTTGAAAAGGTGTCCAACATCATCAAGCAGTTCAAGCTAAGCTGCTCCAAGTTGGGCGCCAAGTTCCAATCGATGGAGGTGCGTAATAGCGCATTTGCCGCTTTCATTGACACCTTCACCAGCAACACCTACGTGATGGTGGTCATGTCGGATCCCACGCTGCCCTCGGAGGCTACGCTAGTCAACATAAGGAACGCTCGGAAGTACtttgaggagctggaaaatCCAAGCAACAGTGCCATTAATCATCATGGCCACAATTACCATTGATAGTCAAACGAGGATCGCTGTTTTCCATAATCCATTTGCCGTTCTCCGTTCAAAAAGACATGAATACCGTCTGTTGTTGTGCAAACATCGAAGCGCCCAAGGTGCCGCCCCAAAGTCTTACAGCTTCCCGTAACTATAAATAcgtatatatgttttttatcGCTCACTTCCTTCATGACTGCCATAATAGTTAATGGTGTAATTGTAAATATGGCAGTGTGCATCTCACATACATAATAGCTTTCTTGAGTTGTGGAGGTCGTAGT
Protein-coding sequences here:
- the LOC6728858 gene encoding ras-related GTP-binding protein A; translation: MKKKVLLMGKSGSGKTSMRSIIFANYIARDTTRLGATIDVEHSHVRFLGNLVLNLWDCGGQEGFMKQYFAQQRDNIFRNVEVLIYVFDVESQEIERDIHYYQSCLEALLQNSPDAKIFCLVHKMDLVPEGLRESVFTERMEDLIKLSKPGNVTCFRTSIWDETLYKAWSSIVTMLIPNVAALENSVTHFGNVIEADEVLLFEKATFLVISHCQSKKNRDSHRFEKVSNIIKQFKLSCSKLGAKFQSMEVRNSAFAAFIDTFTSNTYVMVVMSDPTLPSEATLVNIRNARKYFEELENPSNSAINHHGHNYH
- the LOC6728856 gene encoding nuclear factor related to kappa-B-binding protein, yielding MSNINVNTVPRPSPNANGNPNANPNRSVASEEEEGDGRMSDSGSNSASSQQSRTSSSSSSDSSSGSLEDDPDGEDEDMSAQDAGSASETEDDTTTCQSDELELAQLTGRDIFRLPRGLCENASIFHEFFSLETWQQLPHHLQARLQPMLPDFSRLVSGQAQAGAEQQRTLVQLFNGGLQRFGQSPLLQLQRQLEEGNLRPDVLQLRRSIQHSGRREFRFQQAERLSLLAKELFLSREQLLQHAYTSAPPSDGALGKNLPRPRSRKRKPPTLSMENKFCSQRAKKRYAQELLELIGELEGKPGDISAEEEEEDEECRQLMDRLAKGPQEFKLEEPKAPEPAGPGRPSNAADKKCIYNTFFKRRPGVDDDLVLRSMQAEKIPKLNDKNFRKYLRDYKRRKLEQPESPEFDTSEVRLRDICTRAQFVGSFKPGRKPKALMARLNPDPPALVPIGVTPTKNEFVDEEPMLLDEPQQLYGRRAPEDHPEEDLPHKEPPPMPKKVMPAPVVLPQPVPKLEPLNGPITNPKASPTTPNQSNNLITVPATAGHITGSPTREVQIRPPASPRPACFFSLLRDLFVSTPQHRLTYGELQILLSSWREINSDASIPIGEWPRFRPDWSKLLQPAINFLSGDFASVPADYVPYIEHKTQLGIYQWIGAGRDSDARLVSLCQFWLRTQREKQSQLSPVLISGVQLNSLVDASPTPPPRCPTTWTVRSATQAEMLEFQRQERIRFEYPHRPFTYRLNGYESVVGPVKGIYTQSLPLNKARGHAVMVDDRPPFVTILTLVRDATARLPNGEGTRSEISELLKCSQYISQQAADNVLQTIVSGALDRMHGGPDPCVKYDARRKIWIYLHRNRSEAEFEKMHRHNQSLVKQKQQQRKQLTRPKIPDDGSGLAADHQQEQVPALVPAVVSPVPVSVQQPVVASLQMKKPLAVKCPPVPPLKYHVPPGTPVGGTIVSASSNINANQIPIQQIQKSLLKPVGVPNSALSPVQRQLATGKSGTFAISKISPTRNTTPILVSTPSGLQTVHVATTPNQAGGSASPTVAKKLTIKKPVPNNKIGNFIIPMDQQQSGQQPTLQGQHVKVQPIAGKPKSLTITPRPQMPKNIIRLLPAGGATVTGNPVIGGTKPNSVQILGPRVVPQIQTVRPAQQKIGAVSIVANKPVTSVAATETASPVTMSTISSPVPGGGTIVKMSPQAFANLQQQQQQLKQKVNNASPALNSPQQRIIVGNTAISSNKKIVFQSLAKAAPKILSTSPSGSVTKATTNLSPQQQRIVLQNFKQPVMATNQSGTLTAVGGNATRVIRATPATSVGTGGIVGAGNPQTAGQIITLDSLLQKQPAGGKLLTTAGNNVFQLATSSAGNVITLSPNQPTKQLPTMTRIVSATSTTPATGNASTVVPKIIGKTTVLPGKPLLLHAKTLKQLGSSSVATTQTTTTTTTAVASAAVGGTGGTVVAGTGVTNAAGRTTQNIVIGGQTVKLQGAISARGAGAPVQTVIMGNQLLRLASSTSNSGTTSTSGITTSPKTLLIGPGGTQTLRLAKNVLVANKQITSTANSSVVNSSTTASPAATATATPSNNLVFAVQGNGGQLFFSPGLQGMNLKPLSSLKVIPMAAASASGAAVGGKISVTTAVGETGAKTLTTKLIPATVLKTATGSGN